From Pseudarthrobacter equi, a single genomic window includes:
- a CDS encoding DUF5666 domain-containing protein — translation MGPKTLKTRKALLAGAVALSLTGAGAALAWSADSPTPAPAQSASPSMPASPSAPGGDGKQARPDKSGRSQFQHGESVVKKVDGTFQTVIEQRGTVEAVSSTSITVKSEDGFTQAYTVNADTKVTKNGTIADIATGDVVRVAGVRDGDTATAQRIAEGGGDRPGPGPGLGRGHGHGHGGNGNGHGKGHGQGQGNPSGSGA, via the coding sequence ATGGGACCGAAGACCTTGAAGACACGGAAGGCACTCCTGGCGGGGGCCGTTGCCCTTTCGCTGACCGGAGCCGGCGCCGCGCTGGCATGGTCAGCAGATTCCCCCACGCCCGCGCCCGCCCAGTCCGCGTCGCCTTCCATGCCCGCTTCTCCTTCCGCGCCCGGCGGCGACGGCAAGCAGGCAAGGCCCGACAAATCAGGGCGGTCACAGTTCCAGCACGGCGAGAGCGTCGTGAAAAAGGTGGACGGAACCTTCCAGACCGTCATTGAGCAGCGCGGAACGGTGGAGGCCGTCAGCAGCACGTCGATCACCGTTAAGAGTGAGGACGGCTTCACCCAGGCCTACACGGTCAACGCGGACACGAAGGTCACCAAGAACGGCACCATCGCGGACATCGCCACCGGTGACGTGGTCCGGGTTGCGGGCGTCAGGGACGGCGACACCGCAACCGCCCAGCGGATCGCCGAGGGCGGCGGAGACCGCCCGGGTCCGGGTCCGGGCCTGGGCCGCGGCCATGGACACGGGCACGGCGGAAATGGGAACGGACACGGCAAGGGGCATGGGCAGGGCCAGGGAAACCCATCGGGCTCCGGCGCCTGA